A single window of Sulfitobacter sp. JL08 DNA harbors:
- a CDS encoding DUF4174 domain-containing protein — protein MKNTLALVLAGFLALPAGATGSVDPAELPLIRPAESSDLSEFLWIKRPVVVFADTPADPRFIEQIELLEKELEMLEVRDVVVLTDTDPAAKSAIRTKLRPRGFTLVLVGKDGGVKLRKPAPYTVRELTRVIDKMPVRQREVQERRGE, from the coding sequence ATGAAAAACACGTTAGCCCTTGTTTTAGCCGGATTTCTCGCACTGCCAGCCGGTGCGACAGGATCGGTTGATCCAGCCGAACTGCCCTTGATCCGGCCCGCTGAAAGCTCAGATTTGAGCGAATTTTTATGGATAAAGCGGCCCGTCGTCGTGTTTGCGGACACCCCGGCCGACCCGCGGTTCATCGAACAGATCGAATTGCTGGAAAAAGAGCTTGAGATGCTGGAAGTGCGCGATGTCGTGGTGTTGACCGACACAGACCCTGCGGCAAAATCCGCAATCCGCACAAAGCTTCGCCCGCGCGGCTTTACACTGGTGCTTGTTGGCAAGGACGGCGGGGTCAAGCTGCGTAAACCGGCGCCGTATACAGTGCGCGAACTGACACGGGTGATTGACAAGATGCCCGTGCGCCAGCGCGAGGTGCAGGAGCGCCGCGGAGAATAA
- the scpA gene encoding methylmalonyl-CoA mutase has product MTTKKEKWAEAAKAELRNRSLEDLTWHTLEGIDVQPVYTDEDMADLTHLGTLPGQAPFTRGVKSTMYAGRPWTIRQYAGFSTAEESNAFYRKALAAGQQGVSVAFDLATHRGYDSDHPRVVGDVGKAGVAIDSVEDMKILFDGIPLDKVSVSMTMNGAVIPILANFIVTGEEQGHDRAVLSGTIQNDILKEFMVRNTYVYPPEPSMRIIADIIEYTSTEMPKFNSISISGYHMQEAGANLVQELAYTLADGREYVRAAIARGMDVDKFAGRLSFFFAIGMNFFMEAAKLRAARQMWFEIMKEFEPKNPKSSMLRTHCQTSGVSLQEQDPYNNVVRTAYEAMSAVLGGTQSLHTNALDEAIALPTEFSARIARNTQLILQEETGVTNVVDPLAGSYYVEKLTADLMAEAWKLIDEVEEMGGMTKAVASGLPKLRIEESAARRQAMIDRGQEVVVGVNKYKLDKQDPIDILDIDNDAVRTGQVARLEKMRATRDDAACTAALNELTRRASEGGNLLDAAVDAARARASVGEISMAMEKEFGRHRAEVKTLAGVYGAAYEGDEGFAAIQKSVEDFAADEGRRPRMLVVKMGQDGHDRGAKVIATAFADIGFDVDVGPLFQTPEEAAQDAVDNDVHVIGISSQAAGHKTLAPQLVQALKDADAEDIIVICGGVIPQQDYKFLYDAGVKAIFGPGTNIPEAAQDILRLIRKARA; this is encoded by the coding sequence ATGACAACGAAAAAAGAGAAATGGGCTGAAGCGGCCAAGGCCGAACTGCGCAACCGCAGCCTGGAAGACCTGACATGGCACACCCTTGAAGGCATCGACGTGCAGCCTGTCTATACGGACGAGGATATGGCCGACCTGACCCATCTGGGCACCTTGCCGGGGCAGGCGCCGTTTACCCGTGGTGTGAAATCCACCATGTATGCGGGCCGGCCATGGACCATCCGGCAATATGCCGGCTTTTCCACTGCCGAGGAAAGCAACGCCTTTTACCGCAAGGCACTGGCGGCAGGGCAGCAGGGCGTGTCAGTTGCGTTCGATCTGGCCACGCACCGCGGCTATGACAGCGATCATCCCCGCGTGGTCGGTGACGTGGGCAAGGCCGGTGTGGCCATTGACAGCGTCGAGGACATGAAAATCCTGTTTGACGGCATCCCGCTCGACAAGGTTTCGGTGTCGATGACGATGAACGGTGCGGTGATCCCTATACTGGCCAATTTTATCGTCACCGGAGAAGAGCAGGGCCATGACCGTGCGGTTCTGTCCGGCACGATCCAGAACGACATTCTCAAGGAATTCATGGTGCGCAACACCTATGTCTATCCGCCCGAACCGTCGATGCGCATCATCGCGGACATTATCGAATACACCAGCACCGAGATGCCGAAATTCAATTCGATCAGCATCAGCGGCTACCACATGCAAGAGGCGGGCGCGAACCTTGTGCAAGAGCTGGCCTATACGCTGGCCGACGGGCGCGAATATGTCCGCGCCGCGATTGCGCGCGGCATGGATGTCGACAAGTTTGCCGGCCGGCTGTCGTTCTTTTTTGCCATCGGCATGAATTTTTTCATGGAAGCCGCGAAACTGCGCGCCGCGCGCCAGATGTGGTTCGAGATCATGAAGGAATTCGAACCGAAAAACCCGAAATCGTCGATGCTGCGGACCCATTGCCAGACATCCGGCGTGTCCTTGCAGGAACAGGATCCTTATAACAACGTGGTGCGCACCGCCTACGAGGCGATGAGTGCCGTGTTGGGTGGCACCCAAAGCCTGCACACCAACGCGCTGGACGAGGCGATTGCCCTGCCAACCGAATTTTCGGCCCGCATCGCGCGCAATACCCAGTTGATTTTGCAGGAAGAAACCGGCGTCACCAATGTGGTCGATCCGCTGGCCGGTTCCTATTACGTTGAAAAACTGACCGCAGATTTGATGGCCGAGGCGTGGAAGCTGATTGACGAAGTCGAGGAAATGGGCGGCATGACCAAGGCGGTTGCCAGCGGCCTGCCCAAGCTTCGGATCGAAGAATCCGCCGCGCGTCGACAGGCGATGATTGATCGCGGCCAAGAGGTGGTTGTCGGGGTCAATAAATACAAACTGGATAAACAGGATCCGATCGACATTCTGGATATCGACAATGACGCGGTGCGCACGGGCCAGGTGGCGCGGCTTGAGAAAATGCGCGCAACGCGGGACGATGCTGCCTGCACCGCTGCCCTGAACGAATTGACCCGCCGCGCCAGCGAAGGCGGAAACCTGTTGGACGCCGCGGTGGATGCCGCCCGCGCCCGCGCATCCGTAGGAGAGATCAGTATGGCAATGGAAAAGGAATTCGGCCGTCACCGCGCCGAAGTCAAAACGCTGGCCGGTGTCTATGGCGCGGCCTATGAAGGCGACGAAGGGTTTGCCGCAATCCAGAAATCGGTCGAGGATTTCGCCGCTGACGAAGGCCGCCGCCCGCGCATGCTGGTCGTGAAAATGGGGCAGGACGGGCATGATCGCGGCGCCAAGGTGATTGCCACCGCCTTTGCCGATATCGGGTTTGACGTGGATGTAGGGCCGCTGTTCCAGACACCGGAAGAGGCCGCGCAGGACGCGGTGGACAACGATGTGCACGTGATTGGCATCAGTTCGCAGGCTGCAGGGCATAAAACGCTGGCGCCGCAGCTGGTTCAGGCCCTCAAGGATGCCGATGCCGAAGATATCATCGTGATCTGCGGCGGTGTCATTCCGCAGCAGGATTACAAGTTTCTCTATGACGCGGGCGTCAAGGCGATCTTTGGCCCCGGCACCAACATCCCCGAGGCGGCGCAGGACATTCTGCGCCTGATCCGCAAGGCGCGCGCCTGA
- a CDS encoding MAPEG family protein — protein MGKRPTILSGMAGGALWALAVVWGGQRLAGGAFMPANVALLTAFFAPGLVMMAMIARLAQRRFFDDSIIDGQDFAPGSAAWIDQKVLANTTEQAVLALVIWPFVATTLGGFVVLVMGVAFALSRLVFWVGYHLSPPLRGLGFAATFYTTVLAALWSVVVWVG, from the coding sequence ATGGGCAAACGCCCGACCATCCTTTCGGGCATGGCGGGCGGTGCCCTGTGGGCGCTGGCCGTGGTCTGGGGCGGGCAGCGACTGGCGGGCGGGGCGTTCATGCCCGCGAACGTCGCGCTGCTGACCGCCTTTTTTGCGCCCGGTCTGGTGATGATGGCGATGATCGCTCGGCTGGCGCAGCGGCGTTTCTTTGATGACAGTATCATCGACGGTCAGGATTTCGCACCGGGTTCTGCGGCATGGATCGATCAGAAGGTTCTGGCCAACACAACCGAACAGGCGGTGCTTGCGCTGGTGATCTGGCCGTTTGTTGCCACCACGCTGGGCGGCTTTGTCGTGCTGGTGATGGGGGTTGCCTTTGCGCTTTCGCGGCTGGTGTTCTGGGTCGGATACCATCTGTCCCCGCCGCTGCGCGGGTTGGGTTTCGCCGCGACGTTCTACACAACAGTTCTTGCGGCACTTTGGTCTGTCGTCGTCTGGGTGGGTTGA
- a CDS encoding VOC family protein, with protein MSTETIRLDHIAIAGQTLAEATDWTESRLGVALQPGGAHDFFGTHNELLGLADGLYLEVIAIDPSALPPERTRWFDLDRFQGPPRLTNWICQVEDLDAVLGVLPQAGVPVSLSRGDLRWRMAVPKDGILPYDNCFPALIEWQSPVHPSALLTSQGCRLSRLIVSHPQVERLEGELAPYLDRSVIVFEKGPAGLHADIETPTGTQHL; from the coding sequence TTGAGCACTGAAACCATCAGGTTGGATCATATTGCCATCGCAGGCCAGACATTGGCCGAGGCAACAGACTGGACGGAATCACGCCTTGGCGTAGCCCTGCAACCCGGCGGAGCGCATGATTTTTTTGGTACCCACAATGAATTGCTGGGTCTGGCCGACGGGCTGTATCTGGAAGTCATCGCAATCGATCCGTCCGCCCTGCCACCCGAACGGACGCGGTGGTTTGATCTGGACCGGTTTCAGGGGCCGCCGCGTCTGACCAACTGGATTTGCCAGGTTGAAGATCTGGATGCAGTTCTGGGCGTGTTACCCCAGGCGGGTGTGCCCGTATCGCTTAGCCGGGGTGATCTGCGGTGGCGCATGGCCGTTCCGAAAGACGGGATTTTGCCCTATGACAACTGCTTTCCGGCGCTGATCGAATGGCAGTCTCCGGTGCATCCAAGTGCCCTGCTGACATCGCAGGGCTGCCGGTTGTCGCGCCTGATCGTGTCGCACCCGCAGGTCGAACGGCTTGAGGGTGAACTGGCCCCCTATCTCGACAGGTCCGTCATCGTTTTTGAAAAGGGGCCCGCCGGGTTGCACGCCGATATCGAAACGCCGACTGGCACTCAACACCTGTGA
- a CDS encoding GNAT family N-acetyltransferase, with protein sequence MPVRAAKVQDSVAICDIWNDVIRDTLVTFTTEEKQPETIAERIANAPDPFFVATDTSGAVVGFATYGPFRSGPGYAFCKEHSVMLRPGARGQGIGCDLMATLEKAACAHRVHSLIAGISAQNPGAVAFHRSLGFADAGCIRQAGFKHGQWIDLILMQKIIG encoded by the coding sequence ATGCCGGTACGCGCGGCCAAAGTGCAGGACTCCGTTGCCATCTGTGACATCTGGAACGATGTCATCCGCGATACGCTTGTCACCTTCACAACCGAAGAAAAACAACCCGAAACCATCGCCGAAAGGATTGCAAACGCGCCCGACCCGTTTTTTGTCGCAACGGACACATCCGGCGCGGTTGTCGGGTTTGCCACTTACGGGCCTTTCCGGTCCGGGCCGGGATACGCGTTTTGCAAGGAACATTCGGTCATGCTGCGCCCAGGCGCGCGCGGTCAGGGCATTGGGTGCGATTTGATGGCTACACTGGAAAAAGCCGCCTGCGCGCACCGGGTTCACAGCCTGATCGCGGGGATCAGCGCACAAAACCCCGGTGCGGTCGCGTTTCACCGCAGTCTTGGCTTTGCTGATGCGGGATGTATCCGTCAGGCGGGGTTCAAGCACGGGCAATGGATTGATCTGATCCTGATGCAGAAAATAATCGGCTGA
- a CDS encoding molecular chaperone DjiA, with protein sequence MTLWTRISDALAALTQGESLTAVFDKLRSPPERSVAFAIAVIALGAKMAKADGQVTRAEVTAFREVFQIAAEDEAGAAKVFNLARQDVAGFEDYATRIQKMFDGQEGTLCDLMEGLFHIAMADGFYHPNENLFLKRVAEIFGLPDASFQALRARFVPDAHPDPYTVLGVSADAPISSVRKVWRELVRSNHPDAMIARGVPPEAVKLAEKRMIDINRAWEAIKEAQG encoded by the coding sequence ATGACGTTATGGACCCGTATTTCAGATGCCCTTGCCGCCCTGACCCAGGGCGAAAGCCTGACGGCTGTCTTTGACAAATTGCGCAGCCCGCCGGAACGCAGCGTGGCCTTTGCGATTGCCGTGATTGCGCTGGGTGCCAAAATGGCAAAGGCCGACGGGCAGGTCACGCGCGCCGAAGTGACCGCTTTTCGCGAAGTGTTCCAGATCGCCGCAGAAGACGAGGCGGGCGCGGCGAAAGTGTTCAATCTGGCGCGTCAGGACGTTGCCGGATTCGAAGATTACGCGACCCGCATCCAGAAAATGTTTGACGGTCAGGAGGGCACGCTCTGCGACCTGATGGAAGGCCTGTTTCACATCGCCATGGCCGATGGGTTCTATCATCCCAACGAGAACCTGTTTCTGAAACGCGTGGCCGAGATTTTCGGTCTGCCCGATGCCAGCTTTCAGGCGTTGCGCGCGCGGTTCGTTCCCGATGCACACCCCGACCCCTACACCGTTCTGGGGGTCAGCGCCGATGCCCCGATAAGCTCTGTTCGCAAGGTCTGGCGCGAACTGGTGCGCAGCAACCACCCCGATGCGATGATCGCGCGGGGGGTTCCGCCCGAGGCGGTGAAGCTGGCGGAAAAACGGATGATTGACATCAACCGCGCATGGGAAGCGATCAAAGAGGCGCAGGGCTGA
- a CDS encoding endonuclease/exonuclease/phosphatase family protein produces the protein MRIATYNVEWFANLFDENSKLVADGAWSGRRDVTRAQQAEALGIVFTALNADAIMIIEAPDQSPSQSTVAALEDFAAAFDLRTNRAVMGFANDTQQEIALLYDPEVVSARHDPQGDETGKKGGVDAPRFDGVFRIDLDIDAHEDLVQFSKPPLELAMETRTGVAFRMIGAHLKSKAPHGARGRDAIMRLSIANRRKQLAQAIWLRARVQAHLDQGTPVIVLGDLNDGPGLDEYEGLFGRSSVEIVMGEGNGNPLFDPHAQRALGQRIPALPTTSRFFIKDEGRYLQALLDYIMVSQDLRQKRPVWRIWHPLDDPACWAVEELRDALLIASDHFPVTLDIDL, from the coding sequence ATGCGGATTGCCACGTATAACGTGGAATGGTTCGCCAATCTTTTTGACGAAAACAGCAAACTGGTCGCGGATGGCGCGTGGTCGGGACGGCGCGATGTTACCCGTGCGCAGCAGGCCGAGGCCCTGGGGATCGTGTTTACCGCCCTGAATGCCGATGCGATCATGATCATCGAAGCCCCCGATCAAAGTCCGAGTCAATCGACAGTCGCGGCGCTGGAAGATTTCGCCGCGGCCTTTGATCTGAGAACAAACCGGGCCGTGATGGGGTTTGCCAACGACACCCAGCAGGAAATTGCCCTGCTCTATGATCCGGAAGTGGTCAGCGCGCGCCATGATCCCCAGGGGGATGAAACCGGTAAAAAGGGCGGTGTTGATGCGCCCCGCTTTGACGGTGTGTTCCGGATTGATCTGGACATTGACGCGCATGAAGACCTTGTTCAGTTTTCCAAGCCGCCTCTGGAACTGGCGATGGAAACCAGAACGGGTGTGGCTTTCCGGATGATCGGCGCGCATCTGAAATCAAAGGCACCGCACGGGGCGCGTGGCCGCGATGCGATCATGCGCCTGTCGATTGCGAACCGTCGCAAACAGCTTGCCCAGGCGATCTGGTTGCGGGCACGGGTGCAGGCGCATCTGGATCAGGGAACACCGGTGATTGTGCTGGGCGATCTGAATGACGGCCCCGGTCTGGACGAATACGAAGGATTGTTCGGGCGGTCTTCGGTGGAAATCGTGATGGGTGAAGGCAACGGCAATCCGCTGTTTGATCCGCACGCGCAGCGCGCACTTGGGCAGCGCATTCCGGCACTTCCGACCACATCGCGGTTTTTCATCAAGGACGAGGGCCGCTATCTGCAAGCCTTGCTGGATTACATCATGGTGTCGCAGGATTTGCGCCAGAAAAGGCCGGTCTGGCGGATCTGGCATCCTCTGGATGATCCGGCATGCTGGGCCGTTGAGGAATTGCGCGATGCTTTGCTTATCGCATCAGATCATTTTCCCGTCACACTGGATATTGATCTTTGA
- a CDS encoding Ppx/GppA family phosphatase: MNVAAEPANTDWGPFGRPLFNDASARALSRVGVIDIGSNSVRLVVFDGAARSPAYFYNEKIMCALGAGLSETGQLSPQGRARALAAIKRFQTLADGMGIPPLTAVATAAVREASDGRDFCSDVERETGLRIWVIDGEEEARLSAQGVLLGWPGSYGLVCDIGGSSMELAEISQGRVGRRVSSRLGPLVLCDIKGGKAGRRAHIKSVMQELGEKMGPQRDRLFLVGGSWRAIARIDMHRRGYPLHVLHEYRMTARSVSQTVKYIEKSDPEQLRSECGVSSARMALVPIAAEVLKRLISTFRPKDIALSSYGIREGMLYEQMPQRLRDRDPLIEACRFAEAKDARLPGFGKALHSFIMPLFQSAPADKKRLIKAACLLHDVSWRAHPDYRAEVCFDNATRANLGGLKHSERVFLGVALLHRYRNRREGTRFEDLYNLIDEKKQLQAEILGKAMRFGAMLWMEPDAQMGKLRWYPKKKRLELTLTPEAVPLYGEVAEARFLSLAASLGAETHVSTAA, encoded by the coding sequence ATGAACGTGGCAGCCGAACCCGCCAACACCGATTGGGGGCCTTTCGGTCGTCCGCTTTTCAATGATGCCTCGGCCCGCGCGCTGTCGCGGGTGGGCGTGATTGATATCGGATCGAACTCGGTGCGGCTGGTGGTATTTGACGGCGCGGCCCGCAGCCCGGCCTATTTTTACAACGAAAAGATCATGTGCGCCCTTGGCGCAGGTCTGAGCGAAACCGGCCAGTTGAGCCCACAGGGCCGTGCGCGGGCGCTGGCCGCGATCAAGCGGTTCCAGACCCTGGCCGATGGCATGGGTATTCCGCCCTTGACCGCTGTGGCCACCGCCGCTGTGCGCGAGGCCAGTGACGGGCGCGACTTTTGCAGTGACGTGGAACGCGAAACCGGATTGCGCATCTGGGTGATAGATGGCGAGGAAGAGGCCCGTCTTTCGGCGCAGGGCGTATTGCTGGGCTGGCCCGGCTCTTACGGGCTGGTCTGTGACATTGGCGGGTCTTCGATGGAACTGGCCGAAATATCGCAGGGCCGCGTCGGGCGGCGGGTGTCTTCGCGACTTGGCCCGCTGGTTTTGTGCGATATCAAGGGCGGCAAGGCCGGGCGGCGCGCGCATATCAAATCGGTGATGCAGGAACTGGGCGAAAAAATGGGCCCGCAGCGCGACCGCCTGTTTCTGGTTGGCGGATCATGGCGTGCCATCGCGCGGATCGACATGCACCGGCGCGGCTATCCCCTGCACGTGCTGCACGAATACCGGATGACAGCGCGATCAGTATCGCAGACGGTGAAATACATCGAAAAATCCGACCCCGAGCAATTGCGCAGCGAATGTGGTGTATCATCGGCACGCATGGCGCTGGTGCCCATCGCCGCCGAAGTGCTGAAACGGTTGATCAGCACCTTTCGGCCCAAAGACATTGCGCTGTCCAGCTATGGCATCCGCGAAGGCATGTTATACGAACAAATGCCGCAGCGCCTGCGTGACCGGGACCCGCTGATAGAAGCGTGTCGCTTTGCAGAGGCCAAGGATGCGCGGCTGCCGGGGTTTGGCAAGGCCTTGCACAGTTTCATCATGCCGCTGTTCCAATCGGCACCGGCTGACAAGAAACGACTGATCAAGGCGGCCTGCCTGTTGCATGATGTCAGCTGGCGCGCGCATCCCGATTATCGCGCCGAGGTGTGTTTTGACAACGCCACGCGGGCCAATCTGGGCGGGCTGAAACATTCCGAAAGGGTATTTCTGGGCGTGGCCTTGCTGCATCGCTATCGCAACCGTCGCGAGGGCACGCGTTTCGAAGACCTGTATAACCTGATCGATGAAAAGAAGCAGTTGCAGGCCGAAATTCTGGGCAAGGCGATGCGGTTCGGCGCAATGCTGTGGATGGAGCCCGACGCGCAAATGGGCAAGCTACGATGGTACCCCAAGAAAAAGCGGCTGGAACTGACGCTGACGCCAGAGGCTGTGCCGCTTTACGGTGAAGTGGCCGAAGCCCGGTTTCTGTCACTGGCGGCCTCACTGGGCGCTGAAACGCATGTCAGCACCGCGGCGTAA
- a CDS encoding RNA degradosome polyphosphate kinase, producing the protein MTNTDFLKAPFPEAVDLPDLDLGGPGRFFNRELSWLGFNWRVLEEAENPRVPLLERLRFLSISAGNLDEFYTVRVAGLRELAQAGNTMPSDDGLTPAEQLLLINEDAQNLLRAQQAAFVSLRTEMEANGITILERETLNEADKTYLEDVFLNRVFAVLSPLAIDPAHPFPFIPNTGYSLALQLERTRDKRPLQALLPIPGQIDRFIALPSEEGEHRFLPLEELLLLHLGSLFPGYKLKAHFSFRVLRDSDLEVEDEAEDLVREFEVALKRRRRGEVVRLTHSAGAPPKLKEVIMRELHVRPDEVIEIDGMIGVADLAELVIDARPDLLWPSFTPRVPERVSDHDGDMFAAMRQKDMLLHHPYETFDMVIRFLQQAARDPDVVAIKQTLYRTSKNSPIVEALCEAAEDGKSVTALIELKARFDEAANIRQSRRLERAGAHVVYGFLDLKTHAKISTVVRREGNLLVTYTHYGTGNYHPITARIYTDVSLFTCDPELGRDATKVFNYLSGYAEPEHLENLAISPTTLKIRLLDLIAAEAAHAEAGKPAVIWAKMNSLIDSEVIDALYAASQAGVKISLVIRGICGLRPGVKGLSENIRVKSIVGRFLEHSRIVCFGNGHELPGKKARVFISSADWMGRNLNRRVETLVEINNATVKAQIVSQIMAANLADVAQSWVMSPDGTFVRPDVPQGTFAFNCHRFFMENPSLSGRGSAGASDVPQLTHTDD; encoded by the coding sequence ATGACAAACACAGATTTTCTCAAGGCACCGTTCCCCGAAGCTGTCGACTTGCCGGATCTTGATCTGGGCGGGCCGGGCCGGTTCTTTAACCGGGAACTCAGTTGGCTGGGCTTTAACTGGCGCGTTTTGGAAGAGGCGGAAAACCCCCGGGTGCCGCTTCTGGAACGCTTGCGGTTCCTGTCCATTTCGGCCGGCAATCTGGATGAATTTTATACGGTGCGCGTGGCCGGCCTGCGCGAACTGGCGCAGGCGGGAAACACGATGCCGTCCGATGACGGGCTGACGCCTGCGGAACAATTGCTGCTGATCAACGAGGACGCGCAGAACCTGTTGCGCGCGCAGCAGGCGGCCTTTGTGTCGCTGCGCACGGAAATGGAAGCCAACGGAATCACCATTCTGGAACGCGAAACCCTGAACGAGGCTGATAAAACCTATCTGGAAGACGTATTTCTGAACCGCGTCTTTGCCGTTCTGTCGCCGCTGGCGATTGATCCGGCACATCCGTTTCCGTTCATTCCAAACACCGGCTATTCGCTTGCCCTGCAACTGGAACGCACGCGCGACAAACGTCCGCTTCAGGCGCTTTTGCCTATTCCCGGACAGATCGACAGGTTTATCGCCCTGCCGAGTGAAGAAGGTGAACACCGTTTCCTGCCGCTGGAAGAACTGCTGCTGCTACATCTGGGCAGCCTGTTTCCGGGCTACAAGCTTAAGGCGCATTTCAGTTTTCGCGTCCTGCGCGACAGCGATCTTGAGGTCGAGGACGAGGCCGAAGATCTGGTGCGCGAATTCGAAGTGGCGCTGAAACGCCGCCGTCGCGGCGAAGTGGTGCGCCTGACCCATTCAGCAGGCGCGCCGCCCAAGCTGAAAGAGGTCATCATGCGCGAATTGCATGTGCGCCCCGACGAAGTGATCGAAATTGACGGCATGATTGGCGTGGCCGATCTGGCCGAACTGGTGATTGATGCGCGCCCCGATCTGCTGTGGCCGTCGTTCACGCCACGGGTGCCGGAACGTGTCAGCGATCACGATGGCGACATGTTCGCCGCGATGCGACAGAAAGACATGCTGTTGCATCACCCGTATGAAACATTCGATATGGTGATCCGGTTCCTGCAACAGGCGGCGCGCGACCCTGACGTTGTTGCGATCAAACAAACGCTTTACCGGACCTCCAAGAACTCGCCCATCGTCGAGGCGCTGTGCGAGGCGGCGGAAGACGGCAAATCCGTGACCGCATTGATCGAATTGAAAGCCCGCTTTGACGAGGCCGCCAACATCCGGCAGTCTCGCCGTCTGGAACGGGCGGGCGCGCATGTCGTGTACGGGTTTCTTGATCTGAAAACGCATGCAAAAATCAGCACGGTCGTGCGCCGCGAGGGCAATCTGCTGGTCACCTATACCCATTACGGAACGGGAAACTACCACCCGATCACAGCCCGCATCTACACAGATGTGTCGCTGTTCACCTGCGATCCGGAACTGGGCCGCGATGCCACCAAGGTGTTCAATTACCTGTCGGGCTATGCCGAACCGGAACATCTTGAAAACCTTGCCATTTCTCCCACGACCCTGAAAATCCGCCTGTTGGATCTGATTGCGGCCGAAGCGGCCCATGCCGAAGCGGGCAAACCTGCCGTGATCTGGGCCAAGATGAATTCGCTGATCGACAGCGAAGTCATCGATGCGCTTTATGCCGCAAGCCAGGCAGGGGTGAAGATCAGCCTTGTGATCCGCGGCATTTGCGGCCTGCGCCCCGGCGTCAAGGGGCTGAGCGAAAACATTCGCGTCAAATCCATCGTCGGGCGGTTTCTGGAACATTCGCGCATCGTCTGTTTTGGCAACGGTCACGAATTGCCGGGCAAAAAGGCGCGGGTGTTCATTTCATCGGCCGACTGGATGGGGCGCAACCTGAACCGTCGCGTCGAAACCCTTGTCGAAATCAACAACGCGACCGTCAAGGCGCAGATCGTCAGCCAGATCATGGCCGCCAATCTGGCGGATGTTGCGCAAAGCTGGGTCATGTCACCAGATGGCACGTTTGTGCGCCCGGATGTGCCGCAAGGTACGTTTGCCTTCAACTGCCATCGCTTTTTCATGGAAAATCCGTCGCTTTCAGGGCGGGGTTCGGCGGGTGCGTCCGATGTGCCACAACTGACCCATACTGACGATTAG
- a CDS encoding DnaA ATPase domain-containing protein — MSSQQLSFDLPAKPALGRGDFFVSPANAVAVSMIDMWPNWVGRKLTLCGPAGSGKTHLTHVWAAASGAHVVQAQDVGDADIPALSRGHVAIEDVPDIAHDAAAQEALFHLHNLVLAEGHSLLLTGVCAPDHWGLTLPDLQSRMQGTQNAALQLPDDTLLAAVLAKLFADRQITPPADLIPYLIPRMDRSFARARDLVDMLDRQSLAQRRKLNRALAKELLGTG; from the coding sequence ATGTCGTCACAACAGCTCAGCTTTGATCTGCCCGCCAAACCGGCGCTGGGGCGCGGTGATTTCTTCGTATCGCCCGCCAATGCGGTTGCCGTGTCGATGATTGATATGTGGCCCAACTGGGTGGGCCGCAAGCTGACTCTGTGTGGCCCCGCAGGATCGGGCAAAACGCATCTGACCCATGTGTGGGCAGCAGCATCGGGCGCGCATGTCGTGCAGGCCCAAGATGTAGGCGACGCCGATATCCCCGCCCTGTCGCGCGGCCACGTCGCGATCGAGGATGTGCCCGACATTGCCCATGACGCCGCCGCCCAAGAGGCGCTGTTCCACCTGCACAATCTGGTTCTGGCCGAAGGTCATTCGCTGTTGCTTACCGGAGTGTGCGCACCGGATCACTGGGGCCTGACATTGCCTGATCTGCAAAGCCGCATGCAAGGCACGCAGAACGCGGCACTCCAGCTGCCCGATGACACGCTGTTGGCGGCGGTTCTGGCCAAACTATTCGCAGATCGCCAGATTACGCCACCGGCTGATCTGATCCCCTATCTGATCCCCCGCATGGATCGGTCTTTTGCCCGCGCCCGCGATTTGGTAGACATGCTGGACCGTCAGTCTTTGGCGCAACGGCGCAAATTGAATCGCGCCCTTGCCAAGGAATTGCTTGGAACAGGCTGA